Proteins from one Planctomyces sp. SH-PL62 genomic window:
- a CDS encoding c-type cytochrome has translation MRITFGLGAAALVLVLGAAGADGPGETPREIPPGPLGDVIRLGETLVQETATHPMTKPYVGNALNCTSCHLANGTDPEAGTFLGTATAYPAYSPREGRVLTLEDRILNCFMRSCHGVRPPLGSEPSVAIAAYITWLSAGQPLRMNPKRPAGPGAIRPLGLAAESADAERGKALYAENCADCHADDGRGRKENPPVWGDRSYNQGAGLANTPQLAAWLKVAMPLDDPHLTEQEALDVAAYVNSHDRPAFRLEDHLPPDDKLGEYNAAADAPGR, from the coding sequence ATGCGGATCACTTTCGGCCTTGGTGCGGCGGCGCTCGTTCTGGTCCTCGGGGCGGCGGGAGCGGACGGGCCCGGCGAGACGCCCCGAGAGATCCCCCCGGGCCCGCTGGGGGACGTGATCCGGCTGGGCGAGACGCTGGTTCAGGAAACCGCGACGCACCCGATGACGAAGCCGTACGTCGGCAACGCCCTGAATTGCACGTCGTGCCACCTGGCGAACGGGACCGATCCCGAGGCGGGGACGTTCCTGGGGACGGCGACCGCCTATCCCGCATACTCCCCTCGCGAGGGCCGGGTGCTCACGCTGGAGGATCGGATCCTCAACTGCTTCATGAGGAGCTGCCACGGCGTCCGGCCGCCGCTGGGGAGCGAGCCCTCGGTGGCGATCGCGGCCTACATCACCTGGCTCTCGGCCGGCCAGCCGCTGCGCATGAATCCGAAGCGTCCGGCCGGGCCGGGCGCGATCAGGCCGCTGGGCCTCGCCGCCGAGTCGGCCGATGCGGAGCGGGGCAAGGCCCTCTACGCCGAGAACTGCGCCGACTGCCACGCCGACGACGGCCGGGGCCGCAAGGAGAACCCGCCGGTCTGGGGAGACCGCTCGTACAACCAGGGCGCCGGGCTGGCGAACACGCCCCAGCTCGCCGCCTGGCTCAAGGTCGCCATGCCCCTGGACGACCCCCACCTGACCGAGCAGGAAGCCCTGGACGTCGCCGCGTACGTCAACTCCCACGACCGGCCCGCGTTCCGACTGGAGGACCACCTCCCCCCCGATGACAAGCTCGGCGAATACAACGCCGCGGCCGACGCCCCCGGAAGGTGA
- a CDS encoding polymorphic toxin-type HINT domain-containing protein, with the protein MISAWVLSAAVGFVGGVDREEPGRGVDRAAYEAAKAAAGRDADAQVRLALWCEAQGLAAEKTTHLTRAVLLAPDHARARGLLGYVERDGKWMRPAEAARAVEESPEQQALFREYLERRAKTRDQADDLYKLALWCGEKGLAQPMTAHLVRVVQLDPGREGAWRRLGFEKSKGRWVHPEAEAAAQAAHEARERAEKEWKPRLEKIRSGLASRDKAKRAEAREALAAIEDPRAVPSLWRSFARGGDEGRQRIAVEVFGRIDGPGASAALATLAVFSPHATARSEASALLVRRDPRDFAGLLASWVRDEVKYKVKPVGGPGSQGELLVEGRDAKLRRLYTPMQPPQLTDWRGLPSDPSGVSTIDVSDGYTGYSGPIMSRDLVPALAAQKQRYQAVMTLNTPNPQLNAAFRNFVDRSLDYTVPGGVSYQPWSVMFSPTQLANELGRDSSESNLVRLGGPNFREVVATTKRLHVPIDAMIAEARASASVAREQMTRDVADIEAYNAPIREVNERAATLLKEIGGVDLGYDREKWMDWAYELEGRGYARRSASAEPTVPTYVEDVPIAFTPQARPYMTVSFSVAGYTPSGYSCFAGGTPVRTLRGDRPIETIRPGDQVLTQDTTTGRFDYRAVVTVFHNPPTMTHAIDLGRETVHPTGIHRFWKAGHGWVMARDLKPGDRLRTVGGTVEVASAEKEKVQPVFNLLLSGGDNYCVGSLGLIAHDNGFVEPVAAPFDGVPATAELVATRKP; encoded by the coding sequence ATGATCTCCGCATGGGTCCTGAGTGCGGCGGTGGGGTTCGTTGGGGGCGTCGACCGCGAGGAGCCGGGGCGCGGCGTCGACCGCGCGGCGTACGAGGCGGCGAAGGCCGCCGCGGGCCGTGACGCCGACGCCCAGGTGCGGCTGGCCCTCTGGTGCGAGGCTCAGGGCCTGGCCGCCGAGAAGACCACCCACCTGACCCGCGCCGTCCTCCTGGCCCCCGACCACGCCAGAGCGCGCGGCCTGCTGGGGTACGTCGAACGCGACGGCAAGTGGATGCGGCCCGCCGAGGCCGCCCGCGCCGTCGAGGAGTCGCCCGAGCAGCAGGCGCTGTTCCGCGAGTACCTGGAACGCCGGGCGAAGACCCGCGACCAGGCCGACGACCTCTACAAGCTGGCCCTCTGGTGCGGGGAGAAGGGCCTGGCCCAGCCGATGACGGCCCACCTGGTCCGGGTCGTCCAGCTCGACCCCGGCCGCGAGGGCGCCTGGCGTCGGCTCGGCTTCGAGAAGTCCAAGGGGCGCTGGGTCCACCCGGAGGCCGAGGCCGCCGCGCAGGCCGCGCACGAGGCCCGGGAGCGGGCCGAGAAGGAGTGGAAGCCCCGGCTGGAGAAGATCCGGTCGGGCCTGGCCTCGCGCGACAAGGCGAAGCGGGCCGAGGCCCGCGAAGCCCTGGCGGCGATCGAGGACCCCCGCGCCGTGCCGTCGCTCTGGCGGTCCTTCGCCCGGGGGGGCGACGAGGGCCGGCAGCGGATCGCCGTGGAGGTGTTCGGCCGGATCGACGGCCCCGGCGCGTCGGCGGCCCTGGCCACCCTGGCCGTCTTCAGCCCCCACGCGACGGCTCGCTCCGAGGCCTCGGCCCTGCTCGTCCGCCGCGACCCTCGCGACTTCGCGGGGCTCCTGGCGAGCTGGGTCCGCGACGAGGTGAAGTACAAGGTGAAACCGGTGGGGGGCCCCGGCTCGCAGGGCGAACTGCTCGTCGAGGGCCGCGACGCGAAACTCCGCCGGCTCTACACGCCGATGCAGCCGCCGCAGCTCACCGACTGGCGAGGACTGCCCAGCGATCCCTCCGGGGTCTCCACGATCGACGTCTCCGACGGATACACGGGCTACAGCGGTCCGATCATGAGCAGGGATCTGGTCCCCGCGCTCGCGGCTCAGAAACAGCGGTATCAAGCCGTGATGACGCTGAACACCCCCAACCCCCAGCTCAACGCCGCGTTCCGGAACTTCGTCGACAGGTCCCTGGACTACACCGTCCCCGGCGGGGTCTCGTACCAGCCCTGGAGCGTGATGTTCTCGCCGACCCAACTGGCCAACGAGCTCGGCCGCGACTCGTCCGAGTCCAACCTGGTCCGCCTGGGGGGCCCGAACTTCCGGGAGGTCGTGGCGACGACCAAGCGGCTCCACGTCCCGATCGACGCGATGATCGCCGAGGCGCGCGCGTCGGCCTCGGTCGCCCGCGAGCAGATGACCCGGGACGTCGCCGACATCGAGGCGTACAACGCGCCGATCCGCGAGGTCAACGAGCGGGCCGCGACGCTCCTGAAGGAAATCGGCGGCGTGGACCTGGGCTACGACCGCGAAAAATGGATGGACTGGGCGTACGAGCTGGAGGGGCGAGGCTACGCCCGCCGGAGCGCCTCGGCCGAGCCGACGGTTCCGACCTACGTCGAGGACGTCCCCATCGCCTTCACGCCCCAGGCCCGCCCGTACATGACCGTTTCCTTCTCGGTGGCGGGCTACACGCCGTCGGGTTACTCGTGCTTCGCCGGCGGGACGCCCGTCCGCACCCTGCGGGGCGACCGGCCCATCGAGACGATCCGGCCCGGGGACCAGGTGCTGACCCAGGACACGACCACCGGCCGGTTCGACTACCGGGCGGTCGTGACCGTGTTCCACAACCCGCCGACCATGACCCACGCGATCGACCTGGGCAGGGAGACCGTGCACCCCACCGGCATCCACCGCTTCTGGAAGGCGGGACACGGCTGGGTCATGGCGCGGGACCTCAAGCCCGGCGACCGCCTCCGCACCGTGGGCGGCACCGTGGAGGTCGCCTCGGCCGAGAAGGAGAAGGTCCAGCCGGTGTTCAACCTGCTCCTCTCCGGCGGCGACAACTACTGCGTCGGCTCGCTGGGGCTCATCGCCCACGACAACGGCTTCGTCGAGCCGGTGGCCGCCCCCTTCGACGGCGTCCCGGCCACCGCCGAGCTGGTCGCGACCAGGAAGCCCTGA